One window of Desulfarculus baarsii DSM 2075 genomic DNA carries:
- a CDS encoding RtcB family protein, protein MADQPALQRLDAHRWLLPRQGKMRTDGLIFSDDELIGAVRADGTLQQVQAMAALPGIVGPAMAMPDAHQGYGFPIGGVAAFDPHAGVVSPGGVGYDINCGVRLLRSKLVAADLNHQQLTRLADALAAQIPAGVGQGGAKRLDDRQLDRVLTQGAAWAVNNGHGQATDLEFCESNGQIPLADPDQVSTHARNRGRDQLGTLGAGNHFVELGVVELVADADAAQAFGLFPGQLVLWIHSGSRGLGHQVCDDYLKRLRQDKDAVHSPDSQLIAASPHSPVGQSYLAAMAASANFAFANRQMLTHLARQAIGQTLQISPANLGLALVYDVAHNIAKLETHTVHNRQRQLWVHRKGATRALGPNHPELPPRYAAIGQPVLTPGDMGRASYVLKGSHLAETLTFASSAHGAGRRLSRAKAKHNAKGRDISAELAQTNVIVRAKARATLAEEMPDAYKNVNNIAAIMQNSGVAPIVAKTRPLVCIKG, encoded by the coding sequence ATGGCCGACCAGCCCGCCCTGCAAAGGCTCGACGCCCACCGCTGGCTGCTGCCACGCCAGGGCAAAATGCGCACCGATGGTTTAATTTTCTCTGACGATGAACTCATTGGCGCTGTGCGCGCCGATGGAACCCTGCAACAAGTCCAAGCCATGGCCGCCCTGCCGGGCATCGTCGGCCCGGCCATGGCCATGCCCGACGCCCACCAGGGCTACGGCTTCCCCATCGGCGGCGTCGCCGCCTTCGACCCCCACGCCGGCGTGGTCTCGCCCGGCGGCGTGGGCTACGATATCAACTGCGGCGTGCGCCTGCTGCGCTCCAAACTCGTCGCCGCCGACCTGAACCACCAACAACTGACCCGCCTGGCCGACGCCCTCGCCGCCCAAATCCCCGCCGGCGTCGGCCAGGGCGGCGCAAAACGCCTCGACGACCGCCAGCTCGACCGCGTCCTCACCCAAGGCGCGGCCTGGGCCGTCAACAACGGCCACGGCCAAGCCACCGACCTGGAATTCTGCGAATCAAACGGACAAATCCCCCTCGCCGACCCCGACCAGGTCAGCACCCACGCCAGAAACAGGGGCCGCGACCAACTGGGCACCCTCGGCGCGGGAAACCACTTCGTCGAACTGGGCGTGGTCGAACTCGTAGCCGACGCCGACGCCGCCCAAGCCTTCGGCCTGTTCCCCGGTCAACTCGTCCTGTGGATCCACAGCGGCTCCCGCGGCCTCGGCCACCAGGTCTGCGACGACTACCTCAAAAGATTGCGCCAAGACAAAGACGCCGTCCATTCCCCCGATAGCCAGCTCATCGCCGCATCGCCCCACTCCCCCGTCGGACAATCCTACCTGGCCGCCATGGCCGCCAGCGCCAACTTCGCCTTCGCCAACCGCCAGATGCTCACCCACCTGGCACGGCAAGCCATCGGCCAAACACTCCAGATCAGCCCCGCCAACCTGGGCCTGGCCCTCGTCTACGACGTGGCCCACAATATCGCCAAACTGGAAACCCACACCGTCCACAACCGCCAACGCCAACTGTGGGTCCACCGTAAAGGCGCAACCCGCGCCCTGGGACCAAATCATCCCGAATTGCCCCCTCGCTACGCCGCCATCGGCCAACCCGTGCTCACCCCCGGCGACATGGGCCGCGCAAGCTACGTCCTCAAAGGCTCCCATCTCGCCGAAACACTCACCTTCGCCAGCAGTGCCCACGGCGCCGGTCGACGCCTCTCCCGCGCCAAAGCCAAACACAACGCCAAAGGACGCGACATCTCCGCCGAATTGGCCCAAACAAACGTTATCGTCCGCGCCAAAGCCCGCGCCACCCTCGCCGAAGAAATGCCCGACGCATACAAAAACGTCAACAATATCGCCGCAATCATGCAAAACTCCGGCGTCGCCCCCATCGTCGCCAAAACTCGCCCCCTCGTCTGTATCAAAGGCTAG
- a CDS encoding nitroreductase family protein, with product MGLLIVDEDKCKQDNLCVADCPVQIMHMPEGGYPQVIAGAEAFCIACGHCVAVCPFGAISHPQVKSEDCPPIVKENAVSQAQAKQFLRSRRSIRQFKKDASASRAELEQLMDMARYAQTGHNSQSIHWKIYTKPADVHDVAAGVAAWMERLVEKNDPMAQMMNMAVIVKAFKNGVDFIMRGAPHLAVCHAHAEDRFADRSADIALTYLELYAPTLGLGTCWAGYFQAAALFWPPLQALLDLPEGHVVKAGLMIGKPNVKYFRCPERKPLRAQWV from the coding sequence ATGGGCTTGCTTATCGTGGACGAGGACAAATGCAAGCAGGATAACCTCTGCGTGGCCGACTGCCCCGTGCAGATCATGCACATGCCCGAGGGCGGCTATCCCCAGGTCATCGCCGGGGCCGAGGCCTTTTGCATCGCCTGTGGCCACTGCGTGGCCGTCTGCCCCTTCGGGGCCATCAGCCACCCCCAGGTCAAGAGCGAGGACTGCCCGCCCATCGTCAAGGAAAACGCCGTCAGCCAGGCCCAGGCCAAACAATTCTTGCGCTCGCGCCGCTCCATCCGCCAGTTCAAAAAAGACGCCAGCGCCTCCCGCGCCGAGCTGGAACAGCTCATGGATATGGCCCGCTATGCCCAAACCGGCCACAACTCCCAGTCCATCCACTGGAAAATATACACCAAACCAGCCGACGTCCACGACGTGGCCGCCGGCGTGGCCGCATGGATGGAGCGCCTCGTAGAGAAAAACGACCCCATGGCCCAGATGATGAACATGGCCGTCATCGTAAAGGCCTTCAAAAACGGCGTGGACTTCATCATGCGCGGCGCGCCACACCTGGCCGTCTGTCACGCCCACGCCGAGGACCGCTTTGCCGACCGCTCGGCCGACATCGCCCTGACCTACCTGGAACTCTACGCCCCCACCCTGGGCCTGGGCACCTGCTGGGCCGGCTATTTCCAGGCCGCCGCCCTCTTCTGGCCGCCACTGCAAGCCCTGCTCGACCTGCCCGAGGGCCACGTCGTCAAGGCCGGCCTGATGATCGGCAAGCCCAACGTGAAGTATTTCCGCTGTCCCGAGCGCAAACCCCTGCGCGCCCAGTGGGTCTAG
- a CDS encoding NAD(P)H-dependent glycerol-3-phosphate dehydrogenase, producing the protein MALEAAVIGAGAWGSALAQQLAWAGQKVRLWALEPEVARQVNDLRENKLYLEGVMLDPAIVATNDLAQAVAGARLVVMVTPSHVFRQVLGQLAPHLEKDAIIVSCSKGIEDQSGYTMCEVAEDVLDKRYHRRLTALSGPSFAKEVARAVPTAVTVAGRDPDVANLVQHAFATTLFRVYTSPDTVGVEIGGAVKNPLAIASGMVAGLELGYNSQAAMITRGLAEMTRLAMARGGQLATLSGLAGLGDLVLTCTGNLSRNRTVGKRLAQGETIAQIQASTRTVAEGVKNTLTVLQIAKRAGVEMPIVQAVKKVIYDGLPPADALLELMTRSLKQEHYWVADS; encoded by the coding sequence CTGGCCCTGGAGGCGGCGGTGATCGGGGCCGGGGCCTGGGGCAGCGCCCTGGCCCAGCAACTGGCCTGGGCCGGACAAAAAGTGCGCCTGTGGGCCCTGGAGCCCGAGGTGGCCCGCCAGGTCAACGACCTGCGCGAAAACAAGCTCTACCTCGAAGGCGTAATGCTCGACCCGGCCATCGTCGCCACCAACGACCTGGCCCAGGCCGTGGCCGGCGCTCGATTGGTGGTTATGGTCACGCCCAGCCACGTCTTTCGCCAGGTGCTGGGCCAGTTGGCCCCCCACCTGGAAAAAGACGCCATCATCGTCAGTTGCTCCAAGGGCATCGAAGATCAAAGCGGCTACACCATGTGCGAGGTGGCCGAGGATGTCCTCGATAAACGCTATCATCGCCGCCTGACCGCCCTCAGCGGACCATCCTTCGCCAAGGAAGTGGCCCGCGCCGTGCCCACCGCCGTCACCGTGGCCGGACGCGACCCCGACGTGGCCAACCTCGTTCAACACGCCTTCGCCACCACCCTCTTCCGCGTCTACACCAGCCCCGACACCGTCGGCGTCGAGATCGGCGGCGCGGTCAAAAATCCCCTGGCCATCGCCTCGGGCATGGTCGCCGGCCTGGAGCTGGGCTACAACAGCCAGGCGGCCATGATCACCCGCGGCCTGGCCGAAATGACCCGCCTGGCCATGGCCAGAGGCGGCCAACTGGCCACCCTCTCGGGCTTGGCCGGCCTGGGCGACCTGGTGCTGACCTGCACCGGAAACCTCAGCCGCAACCGCACCGTGGGCAAGCGCCTGGCCCAGGGCGAGACCATCGCCCAGATCCAGGCCTCCACCCGCACCGTGGCCGAGGGCGTCAAAAACACCCTCACCGTCTTGCAGATCGCCAAACGGGCCGGCGTCGAAATGCCCATCGTCCAGGCCGTCAAGAAAGTGATCTACGACGGCCTGCCACCGGCCGACGCCCTGCTGGAGCTGATGACCCGCTCGCTCAAGCAAGAACACTATTGGGTCGCCGATAGTTAA
- the gyrA gene encoding DNA gyrase subunit A gives MLPKDARKEDVRIEEEIRRSYLDYAMSVIVGRALPDARDGLKPVHRRILFAMRELRNDFNKPYKKSARVVGDVIGKYHPHGDSAVYDALVRMAQDFAMRYTLVDGQGNFGSVDGDAAAAMRYTEVRMAKLANELLADIDKDTVDFTDNYDGSLKEPVVLPTKAPALLINGSSGIAVGMATNIPPHNLGEVARALVALLDNPDIGVRELMRHVPGPDFPTRGFIHGAEGIEQAYRDGRGSIQIRAKANIETVARTKKTSIIVTELPYQVNKARLLEKVAELVKDKKIEGISDLRDESDRDGMRVVFDLRRDAVPQVVLNQLFKFTQMQTTFGINMLAIDRGRPRLMGLKDVLELFIEHRREIVLRRTAFDLAKAEARAHILEGLRIALDNLDEVIELIRAAKNPAEAKDGLMSRFSLSEKQAQAILEMRLQRLTGLERDKIMAEYREVIKEIARLRHILESDEEVRRIIREETLLLAEEFGDKRRTEIVGRVSDIELEDMIAEEEMVVTLSHGGYIKRTPTSLYRAQRRGGKGSRGMATKDEDFVEDLFTASTHSYLLIFTDAGRLYWLKVHEIPQAGRASRGKAIVNLVQMLPDESVSTVLAVREFVEGRQVIMATQKGVIKKTELMSFSRPRAGGIIAINLAEGDHLVSARLTDGEMEVFLATRQGQAIRFHESQVRSMGRAAAGVKGIDVEHDDQVVAMEAVAGAPTMLTITENGFGKRTRMDEYPARNRAGKGVITIKTTTRNGHVVSALVVGDDDEVMLITDVGKVIRMKVGGISVIGRNTQGVKLIDLEPGERLVAVARLAEPGDDEVEAGELPDEDDEIVAGPEPEDE, from the coding sequence ATGCTGCCCAAGGACGCGCGCAAAGAAGACGTCCGCATCGAAGAAGAGATCAGGCGCTCCTACCTGGACTACGCCATGAGCGTCATCGTCGGCCGGGCCCTGCCCGACGCCCGCGACGGCCTCAAGCCGGTCCACCGCCGCATCCTCTTCGCCATGCGCGAACTGCGAAACGACTTCAACAAACCCTACAAGAAGTCGGCGCGCGTGGTCGGCGACGTCATCGGTAAGTATCACCCCCACGGCGACTCGGCGGTCTACGACGCCCTGGTGCGCATGGCCCAGGACTTCGCCATGCGCTACACCCTGGTCGACGGCCAGGGCAACTTCGGCTCGGTGGACGGCGACGCGGCCGCGGCCATGCGTTACACCGAGGTGCGCATGGCCAAACTGGCCAACGAACTTTTGGCCGACATCGACAAAGACACCGTCGACTTCACCGACAACTACGACGGCTCGCTGAAAGAGCCAGTGGTGCTGCCCACCAAGGCCCCGGCCCTGTTGATCAACGGCTCCTCGGGCATCGCCGTGGGCATGGCCACCAACATCCCGCCCCACAACCTGGGCGAGGTGGCCCGGGCCCTGGTGGCCCTGCTGGACAACCCCGACATCGGCGTGCGCGAACTGATGCGCCACGTGCCGGGGCCCGATTTTCCCACCCGCGGCTTCATCCACGGGGCCGAGGGCATCGAGCAGGCCTACCGCGATGGCCGGGGCTCCATCCAGATCCGGGCCAAGGCCAACATCGAAACCGTGGCCCGCACCAAAAAAACCTCGATCATCGTCACCGAGCTGCCCTACCAGGTCAACAAGGCCCGGCTGCTGGAAAAAGTCGCCGAGCTGGTCAAGGACAAAAAGATCGAGGGCATCAGCGACCTGCGCGACGAATCCGACCGCGACGGCATGCGCGTGGTCTTTGACCTGCGCCGCGACGCCGTGCCCCAGGTGGTGCTCAACCAACTGTTCAAGTTCACCCAGATGCAGACCACCTTCGGCATCAACATGCTGGCCATCGATCGCGGCCGGCCCCGGCTGATGGGCCTCAAGGACGTCTTGGAGCTTTTCATCGAGCACCGGCGTGAAATCGTCCTGCGGCGCACGGCCTTCGATCTGGCCAAGGCCGAGGCCAGGGCCCACATCCTGGAGGGCCTGCGCATCGCCCTGGACAACCTGGACGAAGTCATCGAGCTGATCCGCGCGGCCAAAAACCCCGCCGAGGCCAAGGACGGCCTGATGAGCCGCTTCAGCCTCAGCGAAAAGCAGGCCCAGGCCATCCTCGAAATGCGCCTCCAGCGCCTGACCGGCCTGGAGCGCGACAAGATCATGGCCGAATACCGCGAGGTGATCAAGGAGATCGCCCGCCTGCGCCATATCCTCGAATCCGACGAGGAGGTCCGCCGCATCATCCGCGAGGAGACCTTGCTTCTGGCCGAGGAGTTCGGCGACAAGCGGCGCACCGAGATCGTCGGCCGCGTCAGCGATATCGAGCTGGAAGACATGATCGCCGAGGAGGAGATGGTCGTCACCCTCAGCCACGGCGGCTACATCAAGCGCACGCCCACCAGCCTCTACCGCGCCCAACGCCGCGGCGGCAAGGGCAGCCGCGGCATGGCCACCAAGGACGAGGACTTCGTCGAGGATCTCTTCACCGCCTCGACCCACTCGTATCTGCTGATCTTCACCGACGCCGGCCGGCTCTACTGGCTCAAGGTCCACGAGATTCCCCAGGCCGGCCGGGCCAGCCGGGGCAAGGCCATCGTCAACCTGGTGCAGATGCTGCCAGACGAGTCGGTCAGCACCGTTTTGGCCGTGCGCGAGTTCGTCGAGGGCCGCCAGGTGATTATGGCCACGCAAAAGGGCGTGATCAAAAAAACCGAGCTGATGTCCTTCAGCCGGCCCCGGGCCGGCGGCATCATCGCCATCAACCTGGCCGAAGGCGATCATCTGGTCTCGGCCCGCCTCACCGACGGCGAAATGGAGGTCTTCCTGGCCACCCGCCAGGGCCAGGCCATCCGCTTCCACGAAAGCCAGGTGCGCTCCATGGGCCGCGCCGCCGCCGGCGTCAAGGGCATCGACGTCGAGCACGACGACCAGGTCGTGGCCATGGAGGCCGTGGCCGGCGCGCCAACCATGCTCACCATCACCGAAAACGGCTTTGGCAAGCGCACGCGCATGGACGAATACCCCGCGCGCAACCGCGCCGGCAAGGGCGTCATCACCATCAAGACCACCACCCGCAACGGTCACGTGGTCAGCGCCCTGGTCGTCGGCGACGACGACGAGGTCATGCTCATCACCGACGTGGGCAAGGTCATCCGCATGAAGGTCGGCGGCATCTCCGTCATCGGCCGCAACACCCAGGGCGTCAAGCTCATCGACCTGGAGCCCGGCGAACGCCTGGTGGCCGTGGCCCGCCTGGCCGAACCCGGCGACGACGAGGTCGAAGCCGGCGAACTGCCCGACGAAGACGACGAGATCGTCGCCGGCCCGGAGCCCGAAGATGAATAA
- the mobB gene encoding molybdopterin-guanine dinucleotide biosynthesis protein B codes for MVPLIAFCGASGSGKTTLLEKVLAELSARGLAVGALKHHGHGGAVVEPAVLAGKDSARLAASGARRVMLCHPGGLSISADASHAALDLPALASRFFYDLDLALAEGFKTAAVDKIEVVAPGAQPLLPSGGQLLALARRGGAGREGDLPVLDADDAVAVADFCLAAIRRRQRPGPSTVRARVGGAELGLNAFSQRVIAGALRGLLAGFKGGDAPGPIEVIID; via the coding sequence ATGGTTCCCCTGATCGCTTTTTGCGGGGCCTCGGGCAGCGGCAAAACGACGCTTCTGGAAAAGGTGCTGGCCGAGCTGAGCGCCCGCGGCCTGGCCGTGGGGGCGCTCAAGCATCACGGCCACGGTGGGGCGGTGGTCGAGCCGGCCGTTCTGGCCGGCAAGGATAGCGCTCGTCTGGCCGCCAGCGGCGCGCGCCGCGTGATGCTCTGTCACCCAGGCGGGCTGTCCATCAGCGCCGACGCCAGCCACGCCGCCTTGGATCTGCCGGCCTTGGCCAGCCGCTTTTTCTACGACCTGGACCTGGCGCTGGCCGAGGGCTTCAAGACGGCCGCCGTCGACAAGATCGAAGTGGTCGCGCCGGGGGCCCAGCCCTTGCTGCCGTCGGGCGGCCAGCTTTTGGCCCTGGCCCGGCGGGGCGGGGCCGGCCGCGAGGGCGATCTGCCCGTTTTGGACGCCGACGACGCCGTGGCCGTGGCCGACTTCTGCCTGGCCGCCATTCGCCGCCGCCAGCGGCCCGGCCCGTCAACCGTGCGGGCGCGCGTGGGCGGGGCCGAGCTTGGCCTCAACGCCTTCAGCCAGCGGGTCATCGCCGGCGCGCTGCGCGGGCTGCTGGCCGGCTTCAAGGGCGGCGACGCGCCGGGGCCCATCGAGGTGATCATTGACTGA